The DNA sequence CAAAGACCTCGTGGAGTCGCTTTTCATGATGATCTCACGGAACTTCTCCTCTCCACTTTCCAGAGTCCAAGTTTGGATCTTGTATCCCTTAAACTCTCCACGGATCGAATCCTTGTTAACCCCTTCCCAAGAAACAATGGCCGATCGAGGACCAACTACTTCTTGTAAAGCAAAAGATGTAGGTGCTTCGGCTGGGATATCTTCTCCGGAGTATCCTAAAACCTCTTCTGCCGCTACGTTCGCTTCACCTTTCTGATTATGTGCCACCACTTTGATTTTGTATTTGGAGTACGTGGGCTGATTAGGAATCAATATCTCTTTCAGTCTCCAATCTGCGAGATCTTCAATCTTCCATCTCTCTCCGGGCTTATCTTGTCTCCAATAAATCCTGTACTTGAATTTGGGAGCATTGTGCTCGATCTCTGGCATAGGCTGTAGAATTGGAATGATTGTCAATTTAAGTCTGATCCCTATTGTCTTCCAGAGTTTTTAAGTTGACACTTACCGTCCAGTAGATAACGAGATTATTTGGAGCCGTTCCTCGTCCTTCAACATTGTCTGGATTCTTGGAAGGGACATCCTCTGGAGTTAGACAGGTCTTTGAGTGACCAGAGGGAAGAGACTCTCCCACTTTGTTCCTAGCGATCACACGAAACGTGTAGTTCGACCAGGGGGACATGCTCACTTTAAACGACGTGTCAGTAGCAGGTACGATATCTACCGAGGGAACAATAGATCATGATtagcatttctttcaaaatctgatCTGAATGACGATTGCTCACCTGTAGCAGTCTCCCAAGTGTCTGGAGTAAACGAGGTATTGTATTGGATCTTGTAGGTGAGGATGGGAGCTCGATTGTCTCCCATTGGTTGCCAGACCACAGTCGCATCCTTTGCGTTGCAGTCCACCCATCGTAATTGAGGGGGATTAGGTACGTCTTGCACGATTAGAGTTGCGCTGGCCTCTGCAAAATCCAGATCAGATTCTGCTCGACAAGTGTATCGGCCCGAATCCAACTCTGTGGTCTTCGTGATAGTCAAGGATTGATCCGAAGATTGGATGAACCTTGGTTCCACATCAAAGTCAATGAGCTCGCCATCTTTGAGCCATTTGATGGCCAGATGCAAATCAGAGTCGTAAACGGCGTTGCAACGAAAAGTTGCTGAATCCGAGGCTTCGACCTCGTAATCTTGCGGACTGCCAGTGATGCGAGTGTGTTCCTTCACCACCAATGAGCCCTTGGCACTCTGCCAGCCAAATTTATTGGTTGCATTACACAAGTAGTCGCCCGCATCGAAAAACTTGACCTCTCGAATCATCAAGTCTCCCTCAGTTGTGATTTCGTATCTGCCTCCCGTGAGTTCGTCATCATCGTGGAACCATTTCACAATGGGCCTTGGGGCCCCAAAGGTCCGACAGGTTAACGTTATTGTTTTACCATCCACGGTTTGGGCCATTTTCTCCGGGCCAGTTGTGATCTCCGGTGGTAAGGCTGGAAAGCGGAATAGGGTGGgtaattgaaaatgacaaaatgatcccccccccaaaaaaagaaggTTTCTCTGAGAACTTACCCAGGACGTTGACATAGACATCCTTGTACACATAGCCTACTTCGTTGGTGGCATTGCATCCGTAATTACCGGTGTCGCCTTTCTTCAGATTCTTAATGGTGATCCTGGATGGCGAGACAAAGCGATTGGGATTGTCGTTGTCAACCAATGGTTGTCCATTGTGGATCCACACGATCCTGGGATCTGGTTTGCCGTCGGCTTCGCACTCGAACGTTACTTCTTCCCCTTCAGCAGCAGTCTGAATCTCAGGCTCGATCAAAAACCTCGGCTTGGCCAGGACTTTCAGGTTAATCGAGTACGATTGAGCCAACCCCACCCCGTTGGAGGCTTCGCAAGTGTAATCGCCCTCGTCTTCAAAGTCCACGTGTTTGATCACAAGTGTCTTGCCGTAATTATCGAAAGTGGTTCGACCCCATGGAAGTGCTCCACCCTGTTTCCTCCAACGTATTTCCGGCAAGGGTGTACCTCCATAAATACACCAGAGTTTCATCTCCTTGCCTCGGTACGTGACTTCGTTTCGCTTGCTACAGTACTGCTTCACGGGCTCGTGTTTATTCTGAAGTCCAGCCGAGGATCCAGATTGGATCACTTGCAAATGGACCCGATTTCCGAGCTTGTACTCGTTTCTAAAATAAGAAGCCGCGGAGCAAGCGTACAAGAAATCCTCGGAAGCATCTTTTCGCGTCACATTGGAGAACCACAACTCGCCCTCAGGGTCAACGGTCAGTCGAGAGGAATTGATGGTTTTCAACCAATTTTGACCCTAAAAGTGGAAAACCGTGTTTGCTTTGAACTTTGGAACATGATTTCAATGTCGACTTTGTACCTGCAACATCCAGTAGACGGATGGGGGCGGCCAACCATCCGGAGATGAACACACAATTCCGAAGGGCAAACCCTCTTCCACGGTTTCCGTTTTTGGAGGCTCATCCTTGAAGTTGTTCAATTCGGATTTCCTGACAAAAACTGAATTTGTCGTGGCTGTGCCCCATTCGTTTGTGGCGAAGCATTGATATTGACCTGAAAGAATGGAATCGTATTGGAACCATTGAGGAGGCTTTCGATTTTGAACGTGGTTAGAGTTTGAGTCAAGCCATTAAGAACACAAGTGTCTCTGAATCAAGGAGAGATGGATTCTGGTCTCGGTGAGAGTTTTAGGTGGTTGTCTcatccctctctctctctctctttttctctctttctcgctgAAGAAGTCAAAGAAGAGAACATGTTAGTTGTTTTGTTGGAATTGTCGGCAGCATGGACCACCACTTGAGTAATGACTTCACAATGTCAAGAGCACGCGAGGATTCGAGACTTCCGTGACAGAAAACAGATGAACAGATCCAATTCCAAGCATTCCTTTGCTCCATCCAAGTACTACGATTATCGCCAGAAGATCAAATTGCTTTGGTTTCTACATGACGAGACACAAACCGAGAAGTAGATTCACAATCGCTGGCAAAAAGTGGCCCTCTCTCGGGCTTGAAAAGACATGTTTCCTAAAAATTAAGCTCGCTTAGCGTTAGTCGGTAATCTGGTTGAGCTAAATCTTCTTGGAAGTCGCATttgtccatttctttttccccaCCCACTTGAGGTGAGTTCTCATCCTAACCAAACAATGTCCTAGAAGGGCCTCGCTTGAGCACAGTACCTAtcaagtacgtacgtacgtacgtatcaAAGGGAAATTTGCTCCTTCGCACGCACTTTTCGAGAGGGTCTCGATACCCTTATTGGGGAAGTAATTGAGTGGCCTCGAGTCAGCTAATGCGATGTGTACATATAATGTACATATAGTATATCCGTACGTAGATACTATCTATACGTATTTGTGTACATTTGGGTGTGGGCATCCCTTCTCCAGGAACATGCATACTGCTACTCGTCACCTTTCAATGAGGGCTAATTCGCAAACTAAGCACAC is a window from the Tigriopus californicus strain San Diego chromosome 2, Tcal_SD_v2.1, whole genome shotgun sequence genome containing:
- the LOC131876994 gene encoding neuroglian-like isoform X2, producing the protein MILRKHSISLANSKEMLQIFLVLLSSLQALAIVQSPPRIIKQPPTDELLFQVKSRADENDKPFIIECEADGEPAPLYRWSKNGKPFDWQVYDDRISQQPGRGTLVITSPRDEDIGQYQCFATNEWGTATTNSVFVRKSELNNFKDEPPKTETVEEGLPFGIVCSSPDGWPPPSVYWMLQGQNWLKTINSSRLTVDPEGELWFSNVTRKDASEDFLYACSAASYFRNEYKLGNRVHLQVIQSGSSAGLQNKHEPVKQYCSKRNEVTYRGKEMKLWCIYGGTPLPEIRWRKQGGALPWGRTTFDNYGKTLVIKHVDFEDEGDYTCEASNGVGLAQSYSINLKVLAKPRFLIEPEIQTAAEGEEVTFECEADGKPDPRIVWIHNGQPLVDNDNPNRFVSPSRITIKNLKKGDTGNYGCNATNEVGYVYKDVYVNVLALPPEITTGPEKMAQTVDGKTITLTCRTFGAPRPIVKWFHDDDELTGGRYEITTEGDLMIREVKFFDAGDYLCNATNKFGWQSAKGSLVVKEHTRITGSPQDYEVEASDSATFRCNAVYDSDLHLAIKWLKDGELIDFDVEPRFIQSSDQSLTITKTTELDSGRYTCRAESDLDFAEASATLIVQDVPNPPQLRWVDCNAKDATVVWQPMGDNRAPILTYKIQYNTSFTPDTWETATDIVPATDTSFKVSMSPWSNYTFRVIARNKVGESLPSGHSKTCLTPEDVPSKNPDNVEGRGTAPNNLVIYWTPMPEIEHNAPKFKYRIYWRQDKPGERWKIEDLADWRLKEILIPNQPTYSKYKIKVVAHNQKGEANVAAEEVLGYSGEDIPAEAPTSFALQEVVGPRSAIVSWEGVNKDSIRGEFKGYKIQTWTLESGEEKFREIIMKSDSTRSLVQSFKPFATNFARVLAFNGAYNGPPSNIISFNTPEGKPGPVDMLECFPMGSSALLLAWKQPQEVNGVLTGYRIYYQEVDGTKLGPLLEREPRIMKNRTDKAKLAGLEAYSKYRVTIRATTSAGEGMPYYTECDTNPQSDEPPSRPRFKYIIMNAENGFARIKVTWMPHIEGNPGSHFYVQYKKDMETQFLSSNEELNEDSIVVRGLDPDETYDFRVVAVDGKHQTPSRILPVYTYSSLPSSGASGYEPIAHSGWFIGMLAAVIFLLLICLAVCIVKRNRGGKYAVQESEERQGRRDPYDEGGFPEYTQPLDDRHLGGGGTMTSDLKLPPESDTDSIADYADGENTGRFEEDGSFIGQYGTIRKQQLQQQQQQQQQRIPPNSILAPGTFV
- the LOC131876994 gene encoding neuroglian-like isoform X1; its protein translation is MILRKHSISLANSKEMLQIFLVLLSSLQALAIVKVPSGRFIQSPPRIIKQPPTDELLFQVKSRADENDKPFIIECEADGEPAPLYRWSKNGKPFDWQVYDDRISQQPGRGTLVITSPRDEDIGQYQCFATNEWGTATTNSVFVRKSELNNFKDEPPKTETVEEGLPFGIVCSSPDGWPPPSVYWMLQGQNWLKTINSSRLTVDPEGELWFSNVTRKDASEDFLYACSAASYFRNEYKLGNRVHLQVIQSGSSAGLQNKHEPVKQYCSKRNEVTYRGKEMKLWCIYGGTPLPEIRWRKQGGALPWGRTTFDNYGKTLVIKHVDFEDEGDYTCEASNGVGLAQSYSINLKVLAKPRFLIEPEIQTAAEGEEVTFECEADGKPDPRIVWIHNGQPLVDNDNPNRFVSPSRITIKNLKKGDTGNYGCNATNEVGYVYKDVYVNVLALPPEITTGPEKMAQTVDGKTITLTCRTFGAPRPIVKWFHDDDELTGGRYEITTEGDLMIREVKFFDAGDYLCNATNKFGWQSAKGSLVVKEHTRITGSPQDYEVEASDSATFRCNAVYDSDLHLAIKWLKDGELIDFDVEPRFIQSSDQSLTITKTTELDSGRYTCRAESDLDFAEASATLIVQDVPNPPQLRWVDCNAKDATVVWQPMGDNRAPILTYKIQYNTSFTPDTWETATDIVPATDTSFKVSMSPWSNYTFRVIARNKVGESLPSGHSKTCLTPEDVPSKNPDNVEGRGTAPNNLVIYWTPMPEIEHNAPKFKYRIYWRQDKPGERWKIEDLADWRLKEILIPNQPTYSKYKIKVVAHNQKGEANVAAEEVLGYSGEDIPAEAPTSFALQEVVGPRSAIVSWEGVNKDSIRGEFKGYKIQTWTLESGEEKFREIIMKSDSTRSLVQSFKPFATNFARVLAFNGAYNGPPSNIISFNTPEGKPGPVDMLECFPMGSSALLLAWKQPQEVNGVLTGYRIYYQEVDGTKLGPLLEREPRIMKNRTDKAKLAGLEAYSKYRVTIRATTSAGEGMPYYTECDTNPQSDEPPSRPRFKYIIMNAENGFARIKVTWMPHIEGNPGSHFYVQYKKDMETQFLSSNEELNEDSIVVRGLDPDETYDFRVVAVDGKHQTPSRILPVYTYSSLPSSGASGYEPIAHSGWFIGMLAAVIFLLLICLAVCIVKRNRGGKYAVQESEERQGRRDPYDEGGFPEYTQPLDDRHLGGGGTMTSDLKLPPESDTDSIADYADGENTGRFEEDGSFIGQYGTIRKQQLQQQQQQQQQRIPPNSILAPGTFV